Proteins from a genomic interval of Zingiber officinale cultivar Zhangliang chromosome 2A, Zo_v1.1, whole genome shotgun sequence:
- the LOC122043849 gene encoding F-box/kelch-repeat protein At3g61590-like, which yields MAPHKPLFFRFCFHDCAFLGHLYDPCFVQWYNFDFPRLEKSIWRTSSSGGLVCLMNTNDGDRLLVGNPIKRDWKFLPRVPGGSSPQFNALALSFDRLTRDYTVVSSSMDLVAPIAVLLVTAAVTLGTEASIHAYDLEPFREVGNALLLPGGSEGIVASRLDALGPLRIGDGRAYIK from the exons ATGGCGCCACACAAGCCCTTGTTCTTCAGGTTCTGCTTTCACGACTGCGCCTTCTTGGGCCACCTGTACGACCCTTGCTTCGTCCAGTGGTATAACTTCGACTTCCCCCGCTTAGAAAAGAGCATCTGGCGCACGTCCTCCTCCGGTGGCCTGGTTTGCTTGATGAACACCAATGACGGAGATCGCTTATTGGTCGGCAATCCCATCAAGAGAGACTGGAAGTTTCTTCCTCGAGTCCCCGGCGGCTCCTCCCCCCAGTTCAACGCGCTCGCCTTGTCGTTCGACCGCCTCACACGCGACTACACCGTGGTCTCCTCGT CTATGGATCTGGTGGCCCCAATCGCCGTGCTCCTCGTCACCGCGGCGGTGACCTTGGGGACGGAGGCCTCGATCCACGCCTACGACCTCGAGCCCTTCAGGGAGGTAGGGAACGCGCTCCTCCTCCCCGGCGGCAGCGAGGGCATCGTCGCGTCCCGCCTCGACGCCCTTGGTCCCCTACGGATCGGAGATGGTCGGGCTTACATCAAGTAA